The Natrinema saccharevitans genome includes the window TGGACGGCCGCTCCCTCGCCGCCGTCGCGGGTCGGCCGGCCTTCTTCGTCGGCCTCCGGAAGCCGCCGAAGCCGGTCGCTCCCTTCGGGCTCGCGGAGTCGGTCTGGCTCCCGGCCTGCGTCTTCCTCGATCCGACGACGCTGCAGTGTCGGATCCACGGGAGCGAGCGCTTCCCCGACGAGTGCGGCGCGTACCCCGAACACAACCTCGCGCTCGAGGCGGCGACCGAGTGCGAGCGCGTCGAGTCGGCGTTCGGGGGCGAGCGGCTGCTCGAGGCCGACCACGACGACTTCGAGGGGCTGCTGCTGGGCTCGCAGGCGATCGGCGCGAAGCTGTTCTGTCACCCTCGGCCCGCCGATCTCGAGGGAATCGTCGACCGGGCCGCCGCGGGGGCCCTCACTCGGGCGGATCGGGCCGAACTCGTCGCGATCGCCGCCGCCTCGAGTCCCGGGACGTTGGCGATCTCCGATCACCACTACGAGCGAGCCAGAGAGCGACTGCTCGGTGAGACGGACGGCGATTCGGGTTCCGAAGGGGACGGCGAGGCTCCCTCGTGGGTCGGACCGGCGATCCGCGACTGGCAGCGTCGCTTTCGGAACGCCGACGGCACGGTGCCATCACCGGCCGTCGCCGACGCCGTCGAGACCGATCGAGGCGCGCCCGAGACGCCGGGCTGGGACGGCCTCGAGTGACGGCCCGTCGCTGCGAGTGGCAACGGGCGTCTCGAGTGGCTCGAGGGCGGAGAAAGGAGAAACGAACCGATCGTCGTTACTCGGATTTGATCTGCTCGAAGGTGTCTAGCAGATCCTCGGCGGAATCGCCGGAATCGTACTCGACTTCGCCGTGATAGATGGTCCGCTCGTCGTCGAAATCCGTATCCACCTTCGAGGCTTGCTGTTCGCGACGCTCGTGTTCGTCCTCGTCATAGGCACCCATTGACATGGTAGGTACGCACATAGTAGGCGCGTGGCGGGTATGAATGTAACGGTCTATCACACCCAGCGGGCTGGTGAAACGTAGTCGGGCCGGCGAGACGCGCAACGAACGATATATGCGGTCCCGCCTCGTAAAAACGACCGTG containing:
- a CDS encoding DUF5786 family protein — translated: MSMGAYDEDEHERREQQASKVDTDFDDERTIYHGEVEYDSGDSAEDLLDTFEQIKSE
- a CDS encoding YkgJ family cysteine cluster protein, producing MEVNCEGCAGCCMDWRSLLEGTAAATRDDEGGGTDRRHGPTHDPFGDGDGERAPSRDPLDGDPNFVPLTRDEVRGFLEAGMGEALTPRFWEARGEDDGVAVDGRSLAAVAGRPAFFVGLRKPPKPVAPFGLAESVWLPACVFLDPTTLQCRIHGSERFPDECGAYPEHNLALEAATECERVESAFGGERLLEADHDDFEGLLLGSQAIGAKLFCHPRPADLEGIVDRAAAGALTRADRAELVAIAAASSPGTLAISDHHYERARERLLGETDGDSGSEGDGEAPSWVGPAIRDWQRRFRNADGTVPSPAVADAVETDRGAPETPGWDGLE